One window from the genome of Anopheles coluzzii chromosome X, AcolN3, whole genome shotgun sequence encodes:
- the LOC120958885 gene encoding uncharacterized protein LOC120958885: MNMKKFMTTTKTPAAVATVAGSSPSPPAAFVCETMPLQGAVRNGSPASSERTEDPATSGPPSTPTPTSTATGRPGAPLDEPLATTQGAANAKGSCSLGRGAPSTVGDTASTSTSSSTGVVKMCGYLKKKRNKMGGWRKLFFILQNQLLLSYSSRDDYEKKLAPFKDIINLVPGTIIIPTTGPRFTIETNSKLMYTFRCDDHRSCSEWIMALLDSLTVANGGHGTDRNFSLHNGFHRSTLPMTSYSLPALSCQPFAGPVGRLGGPTLALKKRAPEPPMVRSGPPKPPRSFPEPEVHESNDEDDLNNNHVLGGSLTRLDGPSKSRVASAQMTSRGGDEGDSGRSESAAGESSAPAAETKGADRFEGVDEEGVVAPAAPGRPRPEGREEGLERAARPRQQIFRLHQDVWSQAHRQSMDVCRINSMFSERQPALTRDGTASSASSAGVSFPPAVACEAHLYEDVGGPCPALEPEPIYAVVDVRAKRSRRLARTLHPTTATPAGSERTDGGGGGNRKVSVSLPQISDGVELATGTERRPVTARSCSNYDDYEDVNYLFVSGHQRRPAAGTETDSLGTDGSREQLAARPESYGEEHIYEPILVAERIPTVPTSGSSSSLPAPATDQQQHHHRSLWRHLKRMHLQGSWRRLTHRHASGSPKPDLDGRSTTATALEGLGRRLDSHRRSIKKRIKNLCERIDPVGTSASATSHRQPEGGDEADATAAAATEQIAESSSGVGSRKSVSLDSFLLATGQQQASVPRC; the protein is encoded by the exons ATGAACATGAAGAAGTTCATGACGACTACGAAAACGCCAGCAGCGGTAGCAACAGTTGCGGGTTCGTCGCCATCACCACCGGCAGCGTTCGTCTGCGAGACCATGCCGCTGCAGGGAGCCGTCCGCAACGGCAGTCCAGCGTCCAGCGAGCGCACCGAGGACCCCGCCACATCTGGACCACCTTCAACTCCTACGCCAACTTCAACCGCCACTGGCCGGCCGGGTGCGCCGCTGGACGAACCGCTGGCCACAACACAAGGCGCGGCAAACGCGAAAGGTTCCTGCTCGCTCGGCCGAGGCGCACCGTCGACGGTGGGCGACACAGCGTCCACCTCCACATCCTCCTCGACCGGGGTGGTGAAGATGTGCGGCtatttgaagaagaaaagaaac AAAATGGGCGGCTGGCGCAAGCTGTTCTTCATACTGCAgaaccagctgctgctgtcgtaCTCGTCCCGGGACGACTACGAGAAGAAGCTCGCCCCGTTCAAGGACATCATCAACCTGGTGCCGGGCACGATCATCATCCCAACCACTGGGCCGCGCTTCACCATCGAAACGAACTCGAAGCTAATGTACACATTC CGCTGCGACGATCACCGGAGCTGCTCCGAATGGATAATGGCCCTGCTGGACAGCCTCACCGTGGCGAACGGCGGCCACGGTACGGACCGTAACTTCAG CTTACATAATGGTTTCCACCGGTCCACGCTGCCGATGACGTCCTACTCACTGCCGGCCCTAAGCTGCCAGCCATTCGCCGGGCCGGTTGGCCGGCTGGGCGGACCGACGCTGGCGCTCAAGAAGCGGGCCCCTGAGCCACCGATGGTGCGGTCTGGGCCACCGAAGCCACCGCGCAGCTTCCCGGAGCCGGAGGTGCACGAATCGAACGACGAAGATGATCTCAACAACAACCACGTGCTGGGCGGGAGCCTTACCAGACTGGACGGCCCGTCCAAGTCAAGAGTGGCCAGTGCGCAGATGACCAGCAGAGGTGGAGATGAGGGCGATAGTGG CCGGTCGGAGTCTGCTGCCGGCGAATCGAGCGCTCCCGCCGCCGAGACGAAGGGTGCCGATCGCTTCGAGGGTGTCGATGAGGAGGGCGTTGTGGCACCGGCCGCCCCCGGACGACCCCGGCCCGAAGGGAGGGAGGAAGGGCTGGAACGTGCCGCTCGGCCGAGGCAGCAGATCTTTCGACTGCACCAGGACGTTTGGAGCCAAGCTCACCGCCAGTCGATGGACGTGTGTCGCATCAACAGCATGTTCAGCGAGCGGCAGCCGGCACTGACCCGGGACGGTACGGCCAGTAGCGCCAGCTCGGCTGGAGTAAG CTTCCCCCCAGCCGTCGCCTGCGAGGCGCATCTGTACGAGGATGTCGGTGGGCCGTGCCCGGCGCTGGAGCCGGAACCCATCTACGCCGTGGTGGACGTGCGGGCGAAGCGATCCCGGCGGCTTGCCCGCACTCTGCACCCGACGACCGCCACGCCGGCCGGAAGCGAACGTACcgacggtggcggtggcggcaatCGGAAGGTGTCCGTCTCGCTGCCCCAGATATCGGACGGCGTCGAGCTGGCCACCGGCACCGAGCGGCGACCGGTGACGGcccgcagctgcagcaacTACGACGACTACGAGGACGTCAACTATCTGTTCGTCTCGGGCCATCAGCGGCGGCCGGCGGCCGGCACCGAGACGGACAGCTTGGGAACGGACGGGTCGCGGGAGCAGCTGGCCGCGCGCCCCGAATCCTACGGGGAGGAGCACATCTACGAGCCG ATACTAGTCGCCGAACGGATACCGACCGTCCCGACGAGCGGATCCTCCTCGTCCCTGCCTGCCCCTGCcaccgaccagcagcagcaccatcaccgcAGCCTCTGGCGGCACCTGAAGCGCATGCATCTGCAGGGCTCCTGGCGCCGGCTGACGCACCGACACGCCTCCGGCAGCCCCAAGCCGGACCTGGACGGCCGCTCGACGACCGCGACCGCACTGGAGGGGCTGGGCCGCCGGCTCGACAGCCACCGGCGGTCGATCAAGAAGCGCATCAAGAATCTGTGCGAACGCATCGATCCCGTCGGCACGAGCGCGTCCGCGACCAGCCATCGCCAGCCGGAGGGAGGCGACGAAGCCGACgccaccgccgctgccgccactGAGCAAATCGCCGAATCGTCCAGCGGGGTCGGGTCGAGGAAGTCCGTATCGCTGGACAGCTTTCTGCTAGCGACCGGCCAACAGCAAGCGTCCGTGCCCAGGTGTTAG